A stretch of the Aegilops tauschii subsp. strangulata cultivar AL8/78 chromosome 4, Aet v6.0, whole genome shotgun sequence genome encodes the following:
- the LOC109742064 gene encoding boron transporter 4, with product MDLLRSPFKGVVADVKGRAPWYKDDWLAGLRAGFGILAPTMYIFFASALPVIAFGEQLSNETNGILSTVETLASTAICGIIHAILGGQPMMIVGVAEPTIIMYTYLYNFAKKQPGLGERLYLAWAGWVCIWTAIMLFLLAMFNASNVISRFTRVAGELFGMLITVLFLQEAIKGIVSEFSMPKDAEISDRGSPIYQFQWIYVNGLLGVIFSIGLLYSALKTRRARSWLYGIGCVRSFIADYGVPLMVIVWTAFSYTLPGGVPSGVPRRLFSPLPWESSSLGHWTVAKDLFSVPPAYIFAAIVPALMVAGLYFFDHSVASQLAQQQEFNLKKPSAYHYDILLLGFMVLLCGLIGIPPANGVLPQSPMHTRSLAVLKGQLMRKRMLRTAKEGMSNRASSLEIYGKMHEVFIEMDNKQDADSVDKDLKSLKDAVLREGDEDGKLAGEFDPRKHIEAHLPVRVNEQRLSNLLQSLLVGGSVGAMPVIKMIPTSVLWGYFAYMAIDSLPGNQFWERIQFLCIGASRRYKVLVGPHASFVELVSPRTIYVFTIFQIVYFLICFGTTWIPIAGILFPLPFFLMILIRQYLLPKFFEPNDLRELDAAEYEELEGVQHEHTLEEDGSISGSCDSRIDAEILDELTTHRGELKHRVVSHREERHLQVHSNAIQPSV from the exons ATGGATCTACTGAGGAGCCCCTTCAAGGGAGTGGTCGCAGATGTCAAAGGGAGAGCGCCTTGGTACAAGGACGACTGGCTTGCAGGCCTCCGAGCTGGCTTCGG GATATTGGCACCGACCATGTACATATTCTTCGCCTCCGCGCTCCCTGTCATCGCCTTCGGAGAGCAGCTCAGCAACGAAACAA ATGGTATTCTCAGCACAGTTGAAACTTTGGCATCTACGGCGATATGTGGGATAATACACGCGATTCTTGGAGGGCAGCCAATGATGATCGTTGGAGTCGCGGAGCCTACTATTATCATGTATACGTATCTCTACAACTTTGCCAAGAAGCAGCCAGGTCTAGGAGAACGGCTATATTTGGCTTGGGCTGGATG GGTCTGCATTTGGACTGCTATCATGCTGTTTCTCTTGGCAATGTTCAATGCTTCCAATGTTATAAGCAGATTCACGAGGGTTGCAGGAGAACTTTTCGGGATGTTGATCACCGTTCTCTTCCTGCAAGAAGCTATCAAG GGAATCGTGAGTGAGTTCAGTATGCCAAAAGATGCTGAGATCTCTGACCGCGGTTCGCCGATTTACCAGTTCCAGTGGATATATGTCAATGGCCTACTTGGTGTTATTTTCTCAATTGGTTTGCTATACAGTGCACTCAAGACTAGGCGGGCAAGGTCATGGTTGTATGGCATAG GATGTGTTAGGAGCTTCATTGCTGATTATGGTGTCCCACTCATGGTGATCGTGTGGACGGCATTTTCGTACACACTACCGGGCGGTGTCCCTTCAGGAGTGCCTAGGAGGCTCTTCAGTCCACTTCCCTGGGAATCAAGCTCACTGGGGCATTGGACCGTAGCAAAG GATTTGTTTTCCGTCCCTCCGGCATACATATTTGCAGCCATCGTGCCTGCTTTGATGGTTGCAGGACTTTACTTCTTTGATCATAGTGTAGCTTCACAGTTGGCTCAGCAACAAGAGTTCAATTTGAAGAAACCTTCTGCCTACCATTACGATATTTTGTTACTTGGATTTATG GTCCTGCTATGTGGTTTGATTGGCATTCCTCCAGCAAATGGAGTACTTCCTCAATCCCCCATGCATACAAGAAGCCTTGCTGTCCTCAAGGGGCAG CTGATGCGCAAAAGGATGCTTCGAACTGCCAAAGAGGGCATGTCGAACCGTGCAAGCAGTTTGGAAATCTATGGCAAGATGCATGAAGTGTTCATCGAAATGGATAACAAACAGGAT GCTGATTCTGTTGACAAGGACTTGAAGAGCTTGAAGGATGCTGTGCTGCGTGAAGGCGACGAGGATGGAAAATTGGCTGGAGAATTTGATCCAAGAAAGCATATCGAAGCACATTTGCCCGTTCGTGTTAACGAGCAGAGACTAAGCAACCTGCTGCAATCCTTACTGGTTGGTGGCTCCGTCGGAGCTATGCCGGTTATCAAGATGATACCAACCTCGGTCCTCTGGGGTTACTTTGCCTACATGGCCATTGATAGCCTACCAGGGAACCAGTTTTGGGAAAGGATACAATTTTTGTGCATTGGAGCAAGCCGGCGCTACAA GGTCTTGGTAGGTCCCCATGCATCATTCGTGGAGTTAGTGTCTCCGAGAACGATATATGTCTTTACCATCTTCCAGATTGTGTATTTCTTGATATGCTTCGGCACAACATGGATACCGATAGCGGGGATCCTCTTCCCGCTGCCTTTCTTCCTTATGATTCTCATCAGGCAGTACCTACTCCCCAAGTTCTTTGAGCCCAATGACTTGCGGGAACTGGATGCGGCGGAGTACGAAGAACTTGAAGGGGTCCAACATGAACACACACTG GAGGAAGATGGCTCTATCTCAGGAAGCTGCGACAGCAGGATCGACGCTGAAATATTGGATGAACTGACAACACACCGTGGGGAGCTGAAGCACAGGGTTGTAAGCCATCGTGAAGAAAGGCACCTTCAGGTTCACTCAAACGCCATTCAACCAAGCGTCTGA
- the LOC109742070 gene encoding butanoate--CoA ligase AAE1: MSSSRAALLRRLVTHRHRSIVSVCDGIGSPQPQLIRHHYSNPHRGYSNPTPDLAGARAFTSLPSTPWPCRPRASLSSLSFSSLVGRGGDQEEEAEVLDMDAGTVRCAANYAPLTPLSFIERAAAVYGDRAAVVYGEARRRTWREVRERCVRVAAALATRFGVARGDVVAVLSPNVPAMYELHFAVPMAGAVLCTFNTRHDAPMVSALLKHSGAKVFLVESSLLDVGRAALKRLADSESNAASIPVLVTISDDAGPGEASGCAADYEGLIKSAPSEFDIRWPANELDPITLNYTSGTTSRPKGVVYNHRGAYLNTIGTVLAYDITPMPTYLWTVPMFHCNGWHLPWGVAMQGGTNVCLRHFTAAVIFDSIARHGVTHMGGAPTVLNMILNAPTADRKPLPGTVRVMTGGAPPPPRVLAGMEELGFAVYHIYGLTETYGPATVCAWMPEWDALPAEERARLKARQGFQHVAMEEVDVKDPATMESVPRDGEAVGEVMFRGNTVMSGYYKDISATKESMAGGWLHTGDLAVRHPDGYIQLKDRAKDIIISGGENISSIEVESVIFSHPAVLEAAVVARPDNHWGETPCAFVKLKDGAGATEAEIMGFCRQRLPHYMAPKTVVFEEDLPKTSTGKTQKFVLREKARAMGSLTKTGSSSKL; this comes from the exons ATGAGCAGCAGCAGAGCCGCGCTGCTCCGTAGACTAGTAACCCATCGCCACCGCAGCATCGTCAGCGTCTGCGACGGCATCGGATCACCCCAGCCCCAGCTGATCCGCCACCATTATTCTAATCCCCACCGGGGTTATTCTAATCCCACCCCCGATCTCGCCGGGGCGCGCGCGTTTACTTCTTTGCCCTCCACGCCATGGCCATGCCGCCCGCGCGCGTCCCTGTCGTCGCTGTCCTTCTCCAGCCTGGTTGGAAGGGGCGGGGatcaggaggaggaggcggaggtgcTGGACATGGACGCCGGCACGGTGCGCTGCGCGGCCAACTACGCGCCGCTGACGCCGCTCAGCTTCATCGAGCGCGCCGCGGCGGTGTACGGCGACCGCGCCGCCGTGGTGTACGGGGAGGCCCGGCGGCGCACGTGGAGGGAGGTGCGGGAGCGCTGCGTCCGCGTGGCCGCCGCCCTCGCCACACGCTTCGGCGTCGCCCGCGGTGACGTG GTGGCTGTCCTCAGCCCCAACGTGCCGGCGATGTACGAGCTGCACTTCGCCGTGCCCATGGCCGGTGCCGTCCTCTGCACGTTCAACACGCGCCACGACGCGCCCATGGTGTCCGCCCTGCTCAAGCACTCCGGTGCCAAGGTGTTCCTCGTCGAGTCCAGCCTCCTCGACGTCGGCAGAGCCGCCCTCAAGCGCCTCGCCGACTCCGAGTCCAACGCCGCCAGCATTCCGGTCCTCGTAACCATCTCGGACGACGCCGGCCCCGGCGAAGCTTCCGGCTGCGCGGCGGACTACGAGGGTCTCATCAAGAGCGCTCCATCTGAGTTTGACATCCGGTGGCCGGCGAACGAGCTGGACCCGATCACGCTCAACTACACGTCCGGCACGACGTCGCGGCCCAAGGGCGTGGTGTACAACCACCGGGGCGCCTACCTCAACACCATCGGCACCGTCCTCGCCTACGACATCACCCCGATGCCGACCTACCTGTGGACGGTGCCCATGTTCCACTGCAACGGCTGGCACCTGCCGTGGGGCGTGGCCATGCAGGGCGGCACCAACGTCTGCCTCCGCCACTTCACCGCCGCCGTCATCTTCGACAGCATCGCGCGCCACGGGGTGACGCACATGGGCGGCGCGCCCACGGTGCTCAACATGATCCTCAACGCTCCCACCGCGGACCGGAAGCCGCTGCCGGGCACGGTGCGCGTCATGACGGgcggcgcgccgccgccgccccgcgtgCTCGCCGGGATGGAGGAGCTCGGCTTCGCTGTGTACCACATCTACGGCCTCACGGAGACGTACGGCCCCGCCACCGTGTGCGCGTGGATGCCGGAGTGGGACGCGCTGCCGGCCGAGGAGCGCGCGCGGCTCAAGGCGCGGCAGGGGTTCCAGCACGTCGCGATGGAGGAGGTCGACGTCAAGGACCCGGCGACCATGGAGAGCGTGCCGCGCGACGGCGAGGCGGTGGGCGAGGTGATGTTCCGCGGCAACACCGTCATGAGCGGGTACTACAAAGACATCAGCGCGACCAAGGAGTCCATGGCCGGCGGGTGGCTGCACACCGGCGACCTCGCCGTGCGGCACCCCGACGGGTACATCCAGCTCAAGGACCGGGCCAAGGACATCATCATATCGGGCGGCGAGAACATCAGCTCCATCGAGGTGGAGTCGGTGATCTTCAGCCACCCGGCGGTGCTGGAGGCGGCGGTCGTGGCGAGGCCCGACAACCACTGGGGGGAGACGCCATGCGCATTCGTGAAGCTGAAGGACGGCGCCGGCGCCACGGAGGCAGAGATCATGGGCTTCTGCCGGCAGAGGCTGCCGCACTACATGGCGCCCAAGACGGTGGTGTTCGAGGAGGATCTGCCCAAGACCTCGACGGGGAAGACGCAGAAGTTTGTCCTCCGGGAGAAGGCCCGGGCCATGGGCAGCCTGACCAAGACCGGAAGCAGCAGCAAACTGTAA